The following nucleotide sequence is from Candidatus Binataceae bacterium.
CGTATGAATCGTATGTGGCAAACATCATCGAAGAGGTTCCGCTTTAATCGTGTTGCGGGGATCGGCAGTTTCACCGCCACGTAAGCTGTCGATTCCCGCGGGCATCAAGTTTTCGCGAACTATCTGCTCGGAAAATCGAACCAATCCAAAAGCACCAACAGAACAAGGGGAGGGTTTGCAATGGCCGTCGCTGTAATTACAGGAACGAGCACCGGAATCGGACTCGCGAGCGCGGTTGCTTTCGGTCGCGCTGGGTATCAAACCTACGCAACCATGCGTCGTCCGGAGGCATCGCCGGAATTGGCCACCATCACCAAAGCGGAAAAGTTGCCGATCAAGATCGTGACTATGGACGTCGATGACGATCGCTCGGTCAGCGAGGCATTCAGCAAAATCCTCGCCGAGGCCCGACGAGTCGACGTACTGGTCAACAATGCCGGAATCCACGCTCAAGGAGCGACCGAGGAGCTTCCCCTGTCCGAGTTCCGGCGTGTGATGGAAACGAACTATTTCGGCGCGCTGAGATGCATCCAGGCGGCGCTTCCCGGCATGCGTAAGCAGGGCAGCGGACACATCGTTAATGTCTCAACCGTCGGTGGGCGGATGTGCGGCCTCTCGCAAGGTCCGTACAGTGGCTCCAAGTACGCGCTCGAGGCGATCAGCGAAATCCTGGCCGGCGAGGTCAAACGGTTTGGCATTCACGTCACGATCGTAGAGCCCGGAGTGTTTGTAACTCCGATATTCGGGAAGATGCGGGACCTACCCAAGAATACTCATTACCCGCAAGAACGGCGGATGAACGCCATTTACGCGGCGTCGCTCAAGATGGGCCAGGCAGCCTCGGTGGCCGCTAATCGAATCGTTGAGATCGTGCAGAGCGGCACCTGGCAGTTGCGCCACCCGCTCGGACCAGACGCCGAGGGCCTGCTCAAGTATCGCGCGTCGATCACTGACGAGCACTGGGTAGACCTGCACGCCATCGCAACTGACGAGGAGTTCGCCGCCGCCATGAAGCGCGAAGTCGGCATGGATCTGGACTTATAGTCAGCGAATCTTTCTTTAGCGGAGGAGCTATGAGTATTTCGAGAGCGCTCCCGCGTGTTGACAAGAAGTTACACGGTGACCTCCCGAACCGGCCAGAGCCAGGCAAGCGAATGCATCAGGAAGAAGTGCTTCGCAAAGGGTTGTTGGCCGAGATCGAGTCGATAGCGCCGATTGTGGCCGGGCATGCAGCGGCCTCGGAAGCCCTCGGCCGACTCGATGAGCCCACGATGGCGGCGCTGCGCACTACGCGGCTATTACGATTCTGCTCTCCTCGCGAGCTTGGCGGACTGGAAGCTGATCCAGTTACGCAACTCCTGGTTCTAGAAGCGATTGCCCGACTCGATGCATCCGCAAGTTGGACAGTTGGGATTCTAGCGGGCGCAACCGCCACGCTCGGAGCATACTTGCCGATCGCTACGAGCAGAAGACTCTTTGCCGACACGATTCCGCTGGTTGTCGGTTCCCTCCTGCCTAAGGGCAGCGCTGAACGCGTTACCGGAGGCTATAGAGTCAGAGGTCGCTGGCCGTATGGGAGCGGCATCTATCATGTCAAATGGGTGGCCGCGGGAGCTGTGATTCCGGGCCGGCCGATTATGGAAGCGCGCGTAGTTGTTCTGCCTCGCGAACAAGTTGTTATTCACGATAACTGGCAGGTAGCGGGGTTAAGGGCGTCCGGAAGCTCCGATTACAGCATCGAAGACCAGTTCGTTCCGGACGCGATGACTTTCTCTTTTGAAGACCTCTTGATGGGAAAAGCAACAACGGGCGGCCCGGCATTCAGGCTCGGCACACCGGCGTGGGTCATTTCATTTCATATTGGGATCGCGCTTGGAATCGCGCGCCGGGCATTGGACGAAATCCTCGTACAAGCAACCGAGAAGGGTCGCGGGTTTCCGCCCTCCGGCTTGTCCGCACAGCCGCATGTTCAGTTCGCTCTCGGCAAGGCAGAGATCGAACTCGCTGCGGCGCGTGCCTACGGAATCCGAGTGATGAGCGATCTTTACACGGAGGCGCAGACTGGATGCGTGCCGCCACCTGCGCGTCAGGCCGAAGTTCGTGCCGCCGGTAGCTATATCACCGAGGTGGCGCAACGCGTGACGACCGCCGCTTTCCAGGCGGCAGGAGGAACCGCACTTTTCGACGCCAATCCGTTGCAGCGATGCTTCCGCGATATCGCTGCCGCCTCGCAGCACTTTGCTGTGAGTCAGGGGGCATATCGCGCCGTGGGTATGTTTAAACTGAAGCAGCCCGACGCCAATCCCATGCTGTAATCGCCCCGTGACTAATCAAGCGTGATGGGGTTGCGATGGAGAACCGTGATGAGCGAACAAGACAATCTGCAAACGATACAGCGCGCTTACAAGGCTTTCACCGAGCGCAACTTGCCGACGCTGCTGAGTTCTGTCTCCGCCGATGTGGAATTTTTTCCTCCG
It contains:
- a CDS encoding SDR family oxidoreductase, which codes for MAVAVITGTSTGIGLASAVAFGRAGYQTYATMRRPEASPELATITKAEKLPIKIVTMDVDDDRSVSEAFSKILAEARRVDVLVNNAGIHAQGATEELPLSEFRRVMETNYFGALRCIQAALPGMRKQGSGHIVNVSTVGGRMCGLSQGPYSGSKYALEAISEILAGEVKRFGIHVTIVEPGVFVTPIFGKMRDLPKNTHYPQERRMNAIYAASLKMGQAASVAANRIVEIVQSGTWQLRHPLGPDAEGLLKYRASITDEHWVDLHAIATDEEFAAAMKREVGMDLDL
- a CDS encoding acyl-CoA dehydrogenase family protein, yielding MHQEEVLRKGLLAEIESIAPIVAGHAAASEALGRLDEPTMAALRTTRLLRFCSPRELGGLEADPVTQLLVLEAIARLDASASWTVGILAGATATLGAYLPIATSRRLFADTIPLVVGSLLPKGSAERVTGGYRVRGRWPYGSGIYHVKWVAAGAVIPGRPIMEARVVVLPREQVVIHDNWQVAGLRASGSSDYSIEDQFVPDAMTFSFEDLLMGKATTGGPAFRLGTPAWVISFHIGIALGIARRALDEILVQATEKGRGFPPSGLSAQPHVQFALGKAEIELAAARAYGIRVMSDLYTEAQTGCVPPPARQAEVRAAGSYITEVAQRVTTAAFQAAGGTALFDANPLQRCFRDIAAASQHFAVSQGAYRAVGMFKLKQPDANPML